The following are encoded together in the Pectobacterium wasabiae CFBP 3304 genome:
- the pyrG gene encoding glutamine hydrolyzing CTP synthase — protein sequence MTTNYIFVTGGVVSSLGKGIAAASLAAILEARGLNVTIMKLDPYINVDPGTMSPTQHGEVFVTEDGAETDLDLGHYERFIRTKMSRRNNFTTGRIYSDVLRKERRGDYLGATIQVIPHITNAIKERIIEGGEGHDVVLVEIGGTVGDIESLPFLEAIRQMAVQVGREHTLFMHLTLVPYLAAAGEVKTKPTQHSVKELLSIGIQPDVLICRSDRTVPANERAKIALFCNVPEKAVISLKDIDSIYKIPSLLKSQGLDDYICKRFSLNCPEANLSEWEQVVYEEANPGGEVTIGMVGKYVALPDAYKSVIEALKHGGLKNRLTVNIKLIDSQDVETRGVEVLKDLDAILIPGGFGYRGVEGKIMSANYARENNIPYLGICLGMQVALMEFARNVVGMEGANSTEFVPDCKYPVVALITEWRDENGNVEVRDEASDLGGTMRVGGQQCHLTEGSLVRQMYGEQTIIERHRHRYEVNNMLLKQIEAAGLRVAGLSADRKLVEIVELPDHPWFVACQFHPEFTSTPRDGHPLFAGFVKAAGAYQKRQVK from the coding sequence ATGACAACTAATTATATTTTTGTGACCGGCGGGGTCGTTTCCTCTCTGGGTAAAGGCATTGCCGCAGCCTCTCTGGCGGCTATTCTTGAAGCCCGTGGCCTCAACGTTACCATCATGAAACTGGACCCGTACATCAACGTGGATCCGGGCACGATGAGCCCGACGCAGCACGGTGAAGTGTTTGTCACCGAAGACGGCGCCGAAACCGATCTGGACTTGGGTCACTACGAGCGCTTCATCCGCACCAAAATGTCGCGCCGTAACAACTTCACCACTGGCCGTATCTACTCTGATGTCCTGCGCAAAGAGCGTCGTGGTGACTATCTGGGCGCGACCATTCAGGTAATTCCGCATATCACCAACGCGATTAAAGAGCGCATCATTGAAGGTGGCGAAGGTCACGATGTTGTTCTGGTTGAAATCGGCGGTACGGTCGGTGATATCGAGTCTCTGCCGTTCCTTGAAGCGATTCGGCAGATGGCGGTGCAAGTGGGCCGCGAACACACGCTGTTTATGCACCTGACGCTGGTGCCGTATCTGGCGGCGGCAGGCGAAGTGAAAACCAAGCCAACGCAGCACTCCGTTAAAGAACTGCTTTCTATCGGTATCCAGCCTGATGTGCTGATTTGCCGTTCCGACCGCACCGTGCCCGCCAATGAGCGTGCAAAAATTGCTTTATTCTGTAATGTGCCGGAAAAAGCAGTAATATCCCTTAAAGACATTGATTCAATTTATAAAATCCCGTCGCTATTGAAATCGCAGGGGCTGGACGATTATATTTGTAAACGATTCAGCTTGAACTGCCCGGAAGCAAACCTGTCAGAATGGGAACAGGTTGTGTACGAAGAAGCCAACCCTGGCGGCGAAGTGACTATCGGTATGGTCGGCAAATATGTCGCGTTGCCGGATGCCTACAAGTCTGTGATTGAAGCACTGAAACACGGTGGTTTGAAGAATCGCCTGACGGTGAACATCAAGTTGATCGACTCACAGGATGTTGAAACCCGTGGTGTCGAAGTATTGAAAGATTTAGACGCTATCCTGATCCCTGGTGGCTTCGGTTATCGTGGCGTCGAAGGGAAGATCATGTCGGCGAATTACGCCCGTGAGAACAACATCCCTTATCTGGGCATTTGCCTGGGGATGCAGGTCGCATTAATGGAATTTGCCCGTAACGTTGTTGGGATGGAAGGGGCAAACTCAACGGAGTTTGTGCCAGACTGTAAGTACCCTGTCGTTGCGCTGATCACGGAATGGCGTGATGAGAATGGCAATGTTGAAGTCCGTGATGAAGCCAGCGATCTGGGCGGCACCATGCGGGTTGGCGGGCAGCAATGCCATCTGACCGAAGGTAGTCTGGTGCGTCAGATGTACGGTGAGCAGACGATTATCGAACGTCACCGTCATCGTTATGAAGTTAACAACATGCTGTTGAAACAGATTGAAGCGGCGGGATTACGGGTTGCTGGTCTTTCCGCCGACCGTAAACTGGTGGAGATTGTCGAGTTACCCGATCATCCTTGGTTCGTTGCCTGTCAATTCCACCCGGAATTCACATCAACGCCGCGAGATGGACACCCCCTGTTTGCCGGCTTTGTGAAAGCCGCTGGCGCGTACCAGAAGCGTCAGGTGAAGTAA
- the mazG gene encoding nucleoside triphosphate pyrophosphohydrolase, protein MNLSSTERLLAIMKTLRDPENGCPWDKKQTFDTIAPYTLEETYEVLDAISRQDFDDLRGELGDLLFQVVFYAQLAQEKGLFDFSDVCNAISDKLERRHPHIFGELTLTDSDAVLANWEQTKAQERAEKDRHSPLDDIPDALPALMKAQKIQQRCSSVGFDWDSLGPVLDKVYEEIDEVMFEARQAVVDEEKLGEEIGDLLFATVNLSRHLGHKAENALQAANRKFSRRFREVEQIVTASGKTLEQATLDEMEAAWQQVKKQEISH, encoded by the coding sequence ATGAACTTATCCTCCACCGAGCGTCTGCTCGCCATCATGAAAACCCTCCGCGATCCCGAAAATGGCTGTCCGTGGGACAAAAAACAGACCTTTGACACCATCGCGCCTTATACGCTGGAAGAAACCTACGAAGTGCTGGATGCCATCAGCCGTCAGGATTTTGACGACCTGCGCGGTGAGTTAGGTGATTTGCTGTTTCAGGTGGTGTTTTACGCACAACTGGCGCAGGAAAAGGGATTGTTCGATTTCTCCGACGTGTGTAACGCCATCAGCGACAAATTGGAGCGCCGCCATCCGCATATTTTCGGCGAGCTGACGCTGACGGACAGCGATGCTGTACTGGCAAATTGGGAGCAAACAAAAGCGCAGGAACGTGCGGAAAAAGATCGTCACTCGCCGTTGGATGATATTCCTGATGCGCTGCCTGCCTTGATGAAAGCACAAAAAATTCAGCAGCGTTGTTCGTCTGTTGGCTTCGATTGGGACAGCTTAGGGCCGGTGCTCGACAAAGTTTATGAAGAGATTGATGAGGTGATGTTTGAGGCACGGCAAGCCGTTGTCGATGAAGAAAAATTAGGTGAAGAGATTGGTGATTTATTGTTCGCTACAGTCAATCTCTCTCGTCACTTGGGACACAAGGCTGAGAATGCGTTACAGGCTGCCAATCGCAAGTTTTCTCGTCGTTTTCGTGAGGTAGAACAAATCGTTACGGCATCGGGAAAAACGCTGGAACAGGCGACGCTGGATGAAATGGAAGCCGCATGGCAGCAGGTGAAAAAACAGGAAATCAGCCATTGA
- the relA gene encoding GTP diphosphokinase — MVAVRSAHLNTAGEFVPDAWIASLGIASQQSCERLAETWRYCEQQTQDHADASLLLWRGIEMVEILSTLSMDNDSMRAALLFPLADANVVDEPTLEAAFGKNIVDLVHGVRDMDAIRQLKATQNDSGSSEQVDNIRRMLLAMVEDFRCVVIKLAERIAHLREVKDAPEEERVLAAKECTNIYAPLANRLGIGQLKWELEDFCFRYLHPDEYKKIAKLLHERRIDRAQYIDDFVKTLRDAMKEEGVQAEIYGRPKHIYSIWRKMQKKALSFDELFDVRAVRIVVERLQDCYGALGIVHTHYRHLPDEFDDYVANPKPNGYQSIHTVVLGPGGKTLEIQIRTRQMHEDAELGVAAHWKYKEGTSVGGRSGYEGRIAWLRKLLAWQEEMADSNDVLDEVRSQVFDDRVYVFTPKGDVVDLPAGSTPLDFAYHIHSDIGHRCIGAKISGRIVPFTYQLQMGDQIEIITQKQPNPSRDWLNPNLGYITTSRGRSKIQNWFRKQDRDKNILAGRQILDDELAHLGISLKAAEKLLLPRYNVNSLDELLAAIGGGDVRLNQMVNFLQSQLKQPSAEELDREALRQLTQKTHQPPARSNNKDNGRVVVEGVGNLMHHIARCCQPIPGDEITGFITRGRGISIHRADCEQLDELRASSPERIVDAVWGESYSSGYSLVVRVIANDRSGLLRDITTILANEKVNVLGVASRSDTKQQLATIDMDIEIYNLQVLGRILAKLNQLPDVIDARRQQGA, encoded by the coding sequence ATGGTTGCGGTAAGAAGTGCGCATTTGAATACGGCAGGTGAATTTGTCCCTGACGCGTGGATTGCTTCACTGGGCATTGCCAGTCAGCAATCGTGTGAACGTTTAGCCGAAACCTGGCGTTACTGTGAACAGCAAACGCAAGATCACGCTGATGCCTCGTTATTGCTGTGGCGTGGCATCGAAATGGTGGAAATTCTGTCCACGCTTAGCATGGACAATGACAGCATGCGTGCGGCGCTGCTCTTTCCGCTGGCCGATGCGAACGTGGTCGATGAACCGACGCTGGAAGCTGCGTTTGGGAAAAACATCGTTGATTTGGTGCATGGCGTGCGCGATATGGATGCAATCCGCCAGCTCAAAGCGACGCAGAATGATTCAGGCTCCTCCGAACAGGTCGATAACATCCGCCGTATGCTGTTGGCGATGGTGGAAGATTTCCGCTGCGTGGTGATTAAGCTCGCCGAGCGGATCGCACACCTGCGTGAAGTGAAGGATGCCCCGGAAGAAGAACGGGTGTTGGCGGCCAAAGAGTGTACCAATATCTACGCGCCGCTGGCTAACCGTTTGGGTATCGGCCAGTTGAAGTGGGAGCTGGAGGATTTCTGCTTCCGCTACCTGCATCCTGATGAATATAAAAAAATCGCCAAATTGCTGCATGAGCGCCGTATCGATCGCGCGCAGTACATTGATGATTTTGTCAAAACGCTGCGCGATGCGATGAAAGAAGAGGGCGTGCAGGCAGAGATCTACGGCCGCCCCAAACATATTTATAGCATCTGGCGTAAGATGCAGAAGAAAGCGCTGTCGTTCGATGAACTGTTCGACGTGCGTGCAGTACGTATTGTCGTTGAACGTTTACAGGATTGCTATGGGGCGCTCGGTATCGTGCATACGCACTATCGCCATCTACCGGACGAGTTCGACGATTACGTTGCTAACCCCAAACCGAATGGCTATCAATCCATCCACACGGTGGTGTTAGGGCCGGGTGGGAAGACGCTCGAAATTCAGATTCGCACGCGTCAGATGCATGAAGATGCCGAACTGGGCGTCGCAGCGCACTGGAAATACAAAGAAGGCACCTCCGTGGGCGGGCGTTCTGGCTACGAAGGTCGTATTGCCTGGCTGCGTAAACTGCTTGCCTGGCAGGAAGAGATGGCCGACTCGAATGACGTGCTGGACGAAGTCCGTAGTCAGGTGTTCGACGATCGCGTCTATGTCTTTACGCCGAAAGGTGACGTGGTCGATCTTCCCGCCGGTTCCACGCCGCTGGACTTCGCTTATCACATCCACAGTGATATCGGGCATCGCTGCATCGGGGCGAAAATCAGCGGACGGATTGTGCCGTTTACCTACCAACTGCAAATGGGCGATCAGATTGAAATTATCACCCAGAAGCAGCCGAACCCAAGCCGCGACTGGCTGAATCCGAATCTCGGGTATATCACCACTAGCCGTGGGCGCTCCAAGATCCAGAACTGGTTCCGCAAGCAAGATCGCGACAAGAACATTCTGGCGGGTCGACAGATTCTCGATGACGAACTGGCGCATTTGGGGATTAGCCTGAAAGCGGCGGAAAAACTGCTGCTGCCGCGCTACAACGTGAATTCGCTGGATGAGTTACTGGCTGCGATTGGCGGCGGTGATGTACGTCTGAACCAGATGGTGAATTTCCTGCAATCGCAGTTAAAACAGCCGAGTGCAGAAGAATTGGATCGCGAAGCGCTGCGACAACTGACGCAAAAAACGCATCAGCCGCCAGCGCGTAGTAATAACAAAGACAATGGTCGCGTGGTGGTGGAAGGCGTTGGCAATTTGATGCATCACATTGCCCGCTGCTGCCAGCCGATACCGGGTGATGAGATCACCGGATTTATCACACGCGGACGGGGAATTTCAATTCACCGCGCTGACTGTGAACAACTAGACGAACTGCGCGCCAGTTCGCCGGAGCGGATTGTGGACGCGGTATGGGGTGAAAGCTACTCCAGCGGTTATTCGCTGGTGGTGAGAGTCATTGCCAACGATCGCAGCGGCCTACTGCGAGATATCACCACGATTCTGGCGAACGAGAAGGTTAATGTACTGGGCGTCGCCAGCCGTAGCGACACCAAACAGCAACTGGCAACGATTGATATGGATATCGAAATCTACAACCTACAAGTGCTGGGGCGTATTCTGGCGAAGCTCAACCAACTGCCGGATGTGATCGATGCGCGGCGCCAGCAGGGGGCGTGA
- the rlmD gene encoding 23S rRNA (uracil(1939)-C(5))-methyltransferase RlmD: protein MAQFYSPNRRVTTRKAVPAKNLTVTVASLDPFGQGVARHEGKTVFVTGVLPGEQAEVQLTEEKRQFSHAKLKRLLAPSPQRVEPLCPHFTRCGGCQQQHAEITLQQSSKIAALMRLMTRETGAVLPAASLVAGTPYAYRRRARLALYFQAKEQRLLMGYRQPNSHDLVDIKACPVLRPELEALLQPLRECLSRLKAVKRLGHVELVNAENGPLLVLRHLDPLHPSDEQALRDFAQQQSVSVYLAPDADSLTCLQGEEPVYHVAGLTLAFSPRDFIQVNDAVNQQMVAQALTWLDVQPQDRILDLFCGMGNFTLPLAQRAASVVGVEGVTALVEKGRENARRNALSNVTFFHQNLEDDVTQQPWAAQGFDKILLDPARAGAAGVMEQITKLAPKRVVYVSCNATTLARDSKVLLAAGYRLANVAMLDMFPHTGHLESMALFLHDSGTRKA, encoded by the coding sequence ATGGCGCAATTCTACTCTCCAAACCGGCGTGTGACGACCCGGAAAGCAGTTCCAGCGAAAAACCTCACTGTCACGGTGGCGTCACTTGACCCGTTTGGGCAGGGCGTAGCGCGTCACGAAGGCAAGACGGTTTTTGTCACAGGGGTACTGCCGGGAGAGCAGGCCGAGGTGCAACTGACGGAAGAAAAACGTCAGTTTTCGCATGCGAAGCTGAAACGCCTTCTAGCGCCTAGCCCGCAGCGCGTTGAGCCGCTGTGCCCTCATTTTACCCGCTGTGGCGGTTGTCAGCAGCAGCATGCAGAAATCACGCTGCAACAGAGTAGCAAAATCGCAGCGTTGATGCGCCTGATGACGCGGGAAACGGGCGCTGTACTGCCAGCCGCATCGCTGGTTGCTGGCACACCTTATGCCTATCGGAGACGTGCGCGGCTTGCGTTATACTTTCAGGCAAAAGAGCAGCGGCTATTGATGGGCTATCGGCAGCCCAATTCTCACGATCTAGTGGATATCAAAGCCTGTCCGGTATTGCGCCCCGAGCTTGAAGCGCTGCTGCAACCGTTGCGCGAATGTCTGAGTCGACTAAAAGCGGTGAAGCGTCTTGGGCACGTGGAACTGGTGAATGCAGAGAACGGTCCGCTGCTGGTGCTGAGGCATCTTGATCCACTGCATCCATCGGATGAGCAGGCGTTGCGTGATTTTGCCCAGCAGCAGAGTGTCTCGGTTTATCTGGCACCAGATGCCGACTCGCTGACGTGCCTACAGGGCGAAGAGCCGGTCTATCACGTCGCTGGGCTGACGCTGGCATTTAGCCCGCGTGATTTTATTCAGGTCAATGATGCGGTGAACCAGCAGATGGTTGCTCAGGCGCTGACGTGGCTGGATGTACAACCGCAGGATAGAATATTGGATCTGTTTTGCGGCATGGGCAATTTCACGCTGCCGCTGGCACAGCGTGCCGCCAGCGTTGTCGGTGTGGAAGGGGTTACCGCGTTAGTCGAGAAAGGACGTGAGAATGCCCGCCGCAATGCGTTGTCCAATGTCACATTTTTTCACCAAAATCTTGAAGATGACGTCACACAGCAGCCGTGGGCGGCTCAGGGTTTTGATAAGATATTACTTGATCCGGCACGTGCGGGCGCGGCAGGCGTGATGGAGCAGATAACCAAACTGGCACCGAAACGGGTGGTGTATGTTTCCTGTAACGCCACGACGCTAGCACGCGACAGCAAAGTGTTACTCGCAGCCGGTTACCGGTTGGCGAATGTTGCGATGCTGGATATGTTTCCACATACCGGACACCTTGAATCGATGGCACTGTTTTTGCACGATTCCGGCACGCGGAAGGCTTAA
- the barA gene encoding two-component sensor histidine kinase BarA, with the protein MTKYSLRARMLILILAPTLMIGLLLSSFFVIHRYNQLQAQLADSGTSIIEPLATISAYAITHRQMDTIPALINTLHRRHSAIIRTISVFDARNQLLATTNVRNNVTLLPLSSDALSYNKLHLHHTNDALILHMPIVNDSEFMPGGVQPGTATPLGYLVIELDTSTIRLQQYQEIFIAALLLLLSLGAAVVFAYRLMRDVTTPIRNMVDTVDRIRRGQLDSRVEGYMLGELDMLKNGINSMAMSLTAYHEEMQQNIDQATYDLRETLEQMEIQNVELDLAKKRAQEAARIKSEFLANMSHELRTPLNGVIGFTRQTLKTSLNTTQTDYLLTIERSANNLLNIINDVLDFSKLEAGKLVLEDIPFSLHSTLDDVMMLLAHTAHEKGLELTLSIQNDVPEQYVGDPLRIQQIITNLLGNAIKFTEQGNIDIRVEKRRQEHHQVQLEVQICDTGIGIAELQQSQLFQAFRQADTSISRRHGGTGLGLVITQRLVKEMGGDISFQSQLNKGSTFWFHITLPLNPHTVPIEPVYTMLQGKHLAYVEYHPIAAQATLDILSQTPLMVSYSPTFEQLPEGEFDILLLAIPAQYRNTLLDYTPRLRDICRRAPCVILALPSLAQMDAEQLKTFGVHACLSKPLAASRLLPLLQDSTLFQLSFLPSDTTSHQGAVRHPARLPLSVMAVDDNPANLKLIGTLLEEQVDTIILCESGTEAITQAKMHQIDIILMDIQMPGMDGICASEWIRQIPHHATTPIIAVTAQTMTGEREHLLSSGMDDYLAKPIDEQMLKSVLTRHARKDPLKRDRADMVGLLSEHDDSQLSLDWALAQQQAANKPELARDLLQMLLDFLPEVQRKIENVLNGQTDDDIIELVHKLHGSCSYSGVPRLKRICRYLEQQLRKGVHASDLEPEWLELLDEIDNVNNAAQPHINPRLP; encoded by the coding sequence ATGACCAAATACAGTCTTCGTGCACGGATGTTGATACTGATTTTGGCACCGACGCTGATGATCGGGCTACTGCTCAGTTCGTTCTTCGTTATCCATCGTTACAATCAACTACAGGCGCAGTTGGCCGATTCGGGCACCAGCATCATTGAACCGTTGGCAACCATCAGCGCTTACGCCATTACCCATCGCCAGATGGACACGATCCCTGCGTTAATTAATACGCTTCATCGCCGCCACTCCGCGATTATTCGTACCATTAGCGTGTTCGATGCCCGTAATCAGCTACTGGCCACCACCAATGTCCGCAACAACGTGACATTACTGCCGCTCAGCAGCGATGCGCTTTCGTACAATAAGCTGCACCTGCACCACACGAATGATGCGCTGATTTTGCACATGCCGATCGTCAATGACAGTGAATTCATGCCTGGCGGAGTGCAGCCCGGCACCGCGACGCCTCTCGGCTATCTGGTGATCGAGCTGGATACCAGTACCATCCGGCTTCAGCAGTATCAGGAAATCTTTATCGCCGCACTCCTGCTGCTGTTATCACTGGGTGCAGCCGTTGTTTTTGCCTATCGTCTGATGCGGGATGTCACCACGCCGATCCGCAATATGGTGGATACCGTCGATCGCATTCGCCGCGGGCAATTGGATAGTCGAGTGGAAGGCTATATGCTCGGCGAGTTGGATATGCTGAAAAACGGCATTAACTCGATGGCGATGTCGCTAACTGCCTACCACGAAGAAATGCAGCAAAACATCGATCAGGCGACCTACGATCTGCGAGAGACGTTGGAGCAGATGGAGATCCAAAACGTCGAGCTGGATCTCGCCAAAAAGCGCGCGCAGGAAGCGGCACGCATCAAGTCCGAATTTTTGGCGAATATGTCACACGAACTGAGAACGCCGCTGAATGGCGTGATCGGTTTCACCCGCCAGACATTGAAAACCTCACTGAACACCACGCAGACCGACTATTTACTTACCATTGAGCGATCCGCCAATAACCTGCTGAATATTATTAACGATGTGCTGGATTTCTCGAAGCTGGAGGCCGGAAAGCTGGTACTGGAGGATATTCCGTTCTCCCTGCACAGCACGCTGGACGACGTTATGATGTTGCTGGCGCATACGGCACATGAAAAAGGGTTAGAACTGACGCTCAGTATTCAGAACGACGTTCCCGAACAGTACGTCGGCGATCCGCTACGGATACAGCAAATCATCACTAATCTGCTGGGCAATGCGATTAAATTTACTGAACAGGGCAACATTGACATTCGAGTAGAGAAGCGCCGACAGGAACATCATCAGGTTCAGCTAGAGGTACAAATATGCGATACCGGCATCGGTATCGCCGAGTTGCAGCAATCACAACTGTTTCAGGCTTTCCGTCAGGCTGACACCAGTATTTCACGCCGTCATGGCGGTACAGGGCTTGGGCTGGTCATCACCCAACGTTTGGTCAAAGAGATGGGTGGCGACATCAGTTTTCAAAGCCAGCTCAACAAAGGCTCGACTTTCTGGTTCCACATCACGCTGCCGCTCAATCCCCACACGGTGCCTATTGAGCCGGTTTATACGATGCTGCAAGGTAAACATCTGGCCTACGTCGAGTACCACCCCATCGCGGCACAGGCCACGTTGGATATCCTGAGCCAGACGCCGTTGATGGTGAGCTATAGCCCGACATTTGAGCAATTGCCGGAAGGGGAATTTGATATCCTGCTGCTCGCCATTCCCGCGCAATATCGCAATACGCTGCTCGACTATACCCCCAGACTGCGCGATATCTGCCGCCGTGCGCCGTGCGTGATTCTGGCGCTGCCCAGTCTGGCGCAAATGGATGCCGAGCAGTTGAAGACTTTCGGCGTGCATGCCTGCCTGAGCAAACCGCTTGCCGCATCACGCCTGTTACCACTACTACAGGACAGCACGCTCTTCCAACTCTCTTTCCTGCCGAGCGACACCACATCGCATCAGGGTGCAGTACGCCATCCAGCCCGTCTGCCGCTGAGCGTGATGGCGGTAGATGACAACCCGGCGAATCTGAAACTGATCGGCACATTGCTGGAGGAACAGGTCGATACGATTATCTTGTGCGAAAGCGGGACAGAGGCGATTACACAAGCAAAAATGCATCAAATCGACATTATCCTGATGGATATTCAGATGCCGGGTATGGACGGCATTTGCGCCAGCGAGTGGATCCGCCAGATCCCTCACCATGCCACTACGCCCATTATCGCGGTGACCGCGCAGACGATGACGGGTGAACGTGAGCACCTGTTGAGCTCGGGTATGGATGACTATCTGGCCAAGCCAATAGACGAGCAGATGCTGAAAAGCGTGCTGACACGTCATGCGCGGAAAGATCCGTTGAAGCGCGATCGGGCCGACATGGTGGGTCTGCTGAGCGAACACGACGACAGCCAACTGTCACTCGACTGGGCATTGGCACAGCAACAAGCTGCCAACAAACCGGAACTGGCGCGTGACCTGTTACAAATGCTGTTGGATTTCCTGCCGGAGGTGCAGCGAAAAATAGAGAACGTGCTAAATGGTCAGACGGATGACGATATTATCGAGCTGGTCCATAAACTGCATGGCAGTTGCAGCTACAGCGGCGTTCCGCGTCTGAAACGCATCTGCCGCTATCTGGAACAACAGTTGCGCAAAGGCGTTCACGCCAGCGATCTCGAACCCGAATGGCTGGAATTACTGGACGAGATCGACAACGTCAACAACGCCGCTCAGCCGCATATCAACCCCCGACTCCCATAA
- a CDS encoding glycerate kinase produces the protein MKIVIAPDSYKESLSAQEVATQIEKGFREIFPDACYVKLPVADGGEGTVEAMVAATDGKIVNVKVTGPLGDNIDAFFGLSGDEKTAFIEMAAASGLERVPSQQRNPLKTTSYGTGELIRCALDHGVRHCIIGIGGSATNDGGSGMVQALGAKLLDKQGEQIGFGGGELDKLARIDISELDERIKGCRFEVACDVTNPLTGKLGASAIFGPQKGATPEMIEQLDNALKHYAAVIRHDLDMDVEQVPGAGAAGGMGAALQAFCGAELRQGIEIVTEALGLDELVRDATLVITGEGRIDSQTIHGKVPIGVARVAKQYNKPVIGIAGSLTADVGVVHEHGLDAVFSVLYNICSLEEALDNAAENVRMTARNIAATIRLAQSVSR, from the coding sequence ATGAAAATAGTGATCGCACCGGATTCTTATAAAGAAAGCTTGTCTGCACAAGAGGTTGCTACGCAAATTGAAAAGGGGTTTCGTGAAATATTTCCCGATGCCTGCTATGTCAAATTGCCCGTTGCAGATGGTGGAGAAGGCACGGTTGAAGCCATGGTGGCTGCGACCGATGGCAAGATTGTTAATGTTAAGGTGACAGGACCGTTAGGCGATAATATTGACGCGTTCTTTGGCCTGTCTGGCGATGAAAAAACGGCCTTTATTGAGATGGCGGCGGCAAGCGGTCTGGAGCGCGTGCCTTCACAACAGCGTAACCCATTAAAAACTACTAGCTATGGCACGGGCGAGTTAATTCGCTGCGCGTTGGATCACGGCGTTCGGCACTGCATCATCGGGATTGGCGGGAGCGCAACCAATGATGGCGGATCGGGCATGGTGCAGGCGCTGGGCGCGAAGTTGCTGGATAAGCAGGGCGAACAGATTGGTTTTGGCGGCGGTGAACTCGACAAACTCGCCCGCATTGATATCAGCGAGCTGGATGAGCGAATTAAAGGCTGCCGTTTTGAAGTGGCCTGCGATGTGACTAACCCGTTGACGGGGAAGCTGGGGGCCTCGGCTATTTTTGGTCCTCAGAAAGGCGCAACGCCGGAGATGATCGAACAGTTGGATAATGCGTTGAAGCATTATGCCGCAGTGATCCGTCACGATCTGGACATGGACGTGGAACAGGTTCCTGGAGCGGGTGCTGCCGGCGGAATGGGCGCAGCGTTACAGGCCTTTTGCGGCGCTGAGCTTCGTCAGGGAATAGAGATTGTCACGGAAGCATTGGGGCTGGACGAACTGGTTCGAGATGCCACGCTGGTGATTACCGGGGAAGGACGTATCGACAGCCAGACGATCCATGGCAAAGTGCCGATTGGTGTGGCGCGAGTTGCCAAACAGTATAATAAACCGGTTATTGGTATTGCAGGCAGCCTGACGGCAGATGTCGGCGTCGTGCATGAGCATGGGTTGGATGCTGTATTCAGCGTGCTTTACAACATCTGCTCACTCGAAGAAGCGCTGGATAATGCGGCAGAGAATGTGCGAATGACGGCGCGCAATATCGCCGCCACGATCCGACTGGCGCAGTCAGTATCGCGCTGA
- the garR gene encoding 2-hydroxy-3-oxopropionate reductase, giving the protein MSTSDNEVRAMKIGFIGLGIMGKPMSKNLLKAGYSLVVMDRNLEAVAEVVAAGATAAETPKQVAAQSDIIITMLPNSPHVKEVVLGENGVIDGARAGSIVVDMSSIAPLASREIAAALAVKEISMLDAPVSGGEPKAIDGTLSVMVGGDKAQFDRCFEILKSMAGSVVHTGDIGAGNVTKLANQVIVALNIAAMSEALVLATKAGVNPDLVYQAIRGGLAGSTVLDAKAPMVMDRNFKPGFRIDLHIKDLANALDTSHGVGAQLPLTAAVMEMMQALKADDLGSADHSALACYYEKLAKVEVTR; this is encoded by the coding sequence ATATCTACATCAGACAATGAGGTTAGGGCGATGAAAATTGGTTTTATTGGACTGGGCATTATGGGAAAACCGATGAGTAAAAATCTGCTAAAAGCAGGTTACTCATTAGTCGTGATGGACAGAAATCTGGAAGCCGTCGCGGAAGTGGTTGCGGCAGGTGCGACGGCGGCTGAAACGCCAAAACAGGTTGCGGCGCAGAGCGACATTATCATCACCATGCTGCCTAACTCTCCACACGTTAAAGAGGTGGTGCTGGGCGAAAACGGCGTCATTGATGGCGCGCGTGCCGGAAGCATTGTGGTGGATATGAGTTCCATCGCACCACTTGCCAGCCGTGAAATTGCTGCTGCGCTGGCGGTAAAAGAGATTTCCATGCTGGACGCCCCGGTTAGCGGTGGTGAACCTAAAGCGATCGACGGCACGCTGTCCGTGATGGTCGGTGGCGACAAAGCGCAGTTTGACCGCTGCTTTGAAATTCTTAAATCAATGGCTGGTTCCGTTGTACATACCGGCGATATCGGTGCGGGCAACGTCACCAAACTGGCGAACCAGGTGATTGTGGCACTGAACATTGCTGCTATGTCTGAAGCGCTGGTGCTGGCGACGAAAGCAGGTGTTAACCCCGATCTGGTTTATCAGGCGATTCGCGGTGGGTTGGCGGGTAGCACCGTGCTGGATGCGAAAGCGCCGATGGTGATGGATCGTAACTTTAAGCCAGGGTTTCGCATCGATCTGCATATCAAAGATCTGGCGAATGCTTTGGATACCTCACACGGCGTTGGTGCACAGTTGCCGTTAACGGCGGCGGTGATGGAAATGATGCAGGCGCTGAAAGCGGACGATCTGGGATCGGCCGACCACAGTGCGCTGGCGTGTTACTACGAGAAACTGGCTAAAGTAGAAGTTACGCGATAA